A section of the Drosophila subobscura isolate 14011-0131.10 chromosome A, UCBerk_Dsub_1.0, whole genome shotgun sequence genome encodes:
- the LOC117903165 gene encoding uroporphyrinogen-III synthase → MTSRQRTVIIFKSESDSTDVYAETLLGHNFNPVFVPTLCFGFKNLQELGGKLQTPDKYAGIIFTSPRCVEAVNEALQLGELPGGWKLLHNYAVGEVTHNLALSTLQQLFTHGKQTGNARNLGEYIVDTFDGSRDLPLLLPCGNLATDTLLSKLAENGFCVDACEVYETKCSPQLGECVERALKEAGDSVEFLAFFSPSGVACAMEYFRAHNISLEPWKLVAIGPSTRRALESQGQKVYCTAERPTVEHLVKVLLNPQDSRERLVREREQMQELERAAAAAASALDNN, encoded by the coding sequence ATGACGAGCCGCCAGCGGACGGTGATTATTTTCAAATCCGAATCGGACAGCACCGATGTGTACGCGGAGACGCTGCTGGGACACAACTTCAACCCGGTGTTCGTGCCGACGCTGTGCTTCGGCTTCAAGAACCTGCAGGAGCTGGGCGGCAAGCTGCAGACGCCGGACAAATACGCGGGCATCATCTTCACCAGTCCGCGGTGCGTGGAGGCCGTCAATGAggcgctgcagctgggcgagCTGCCAGGTGGTTGGAAGCTGTTGCATAACTATGCCGTCGGTGAGGTGACCCACAACCTGGCCCTCAgcacgctgcagcagctcttcACGCACGGCAAACAGACGGGGAATGCCCGCAACCTGGGCGAGTACATTGTGGACACGTTCGATGGGTCGCGcgatctgccgctgctgctgccgtgcgGCAACCTGGCCACCGACACCCTCCTCTCGAAGCTGGCGGAGAACGGCTTCTGTGTGGACGCGTGCGAGGTCTACGAAACGAAGTGCAGTCCCCAGCTGGGCGAGTGCGTGGAGCGGGCACTGAAGGAGGCCGGCGACAGCGTCGAGTTTCTGGCGTTCTTCTCGCCCTCGGGCGTTGCCTGTGCCATGGAGTACTTCCGGGCGCACAACATCTCGCTGGAGCCCTGGAAGCTGGTGGCCATCGGGCCGAGCACACGGCGAGCCCTGGAGTCGCAGGGCCAGAAGGTCTACTGCACCGCGGAGCGGCCGACGGTGGAGCATCTCGTGAAGGTGCTGCTTAATCCGCAGGACAGCAGGGAGCGGCTGGTGCGAGAGCGGGAGCAGATGCAGGAGCTCGAACGGGccgcggccgctgccgcctccgcCCTGGACAACAATTAG